In a single window of the Entelurus aequoreus isolate RoL-2023_Sb linkage group LG16, RoL_Eaeq_v1.1, whole genome shotgun sequence genome:
- the plxdc2a gene encoding plexin domain-containing protein 2, producing MAARRCGRASGKAGRAGSDAAISIRGFHLIDVCQQPTPPVSMGTFGATSGLLLIVLQLHGSFIKPESTFDLSGRGTQTQSAAHGLPERRTRGRRWTSRPRSESPGWTADPRGLYRDQHRPEDLDPDLLLEEGHDNSTQIVNMDHAYYMSTIFGPGDVGGPDVWVNTEEKDGDMWKAHGFLSSTHRQAERVNLSFDFPFYGHALKEVTVATGGFIYTGDIIHRMLTATQYIAPLMANFDPSLSKDSSVFYFDNGTALVVQWTSLHLQDNVQSGTFTFQAALHSDGRIVFTYNEIPVDISDISSENHPVKVGLSDAFVVLHNIEQIPNVRRRTIYEYHKVDFLKSKICNGTTVEMLPLPTCLQFSGCAPCVTSQIGFNCSWCSRLQRCSSGFDRNRQGWVDHGCQEERRDPRCLRGRHVTDATQTPRHFTAATTPAAATSGQQMTSGVTSMPVGNTSTAESRPTRGSSGKNATSAPWSFTSQPTADGENDTGQREKVGLLAGIVIVMAVMAAVVLVSVYMYNHPTSSVSLFFLERRPASWPTMKFRRGSGHPSYAEVENLGRRDKDGAAVIDPKQSFVMTIRRESDQKEGFIVPDPRERFLSRESS from the exons GGGATTTCACTTGATTGACGTCTGCCAACAACCAACACCACCTGTTTCCATGGGGACGTTTGGCGCCACGAGTGGATTGTTGCTGATTGTTTTGCAGCTTCACGGCAGCTTCATCAAGCCAGAATCGACTTTTG ACTTGAGCGGCCGTGGCACGCAGACCCAATCCGCCGCGCATGGGCTCCCTGAGAGGAGGACCAGGGGGAGGAGGTGGACTTCCAGGCCCAGGTCCGAGAGCCCCGGCTGGACTGCGGACCCCAGGGGCCTCTACAGGGACCAGCACAGGCCTGAGGACTTGGACCCGGACCTGCTGCTGGAGGAGGGCCACGACAACTCCACACAGATTGTG AACATGGACCATGCATACTACATGTCCACTATTTTCGGCCCGGGAGACGTCGGTGGCCCAGACGTGTGGGTCAACACCGAGGAGAAGGACGGGGACATGTGGAAAGCTCACGGCTTCCTGTCCAGCACGCACCGCCAAGCCGAG AGAGTCAATCTTTCCTTTGACTTTCCTTTCTATGGCCACGCGCTGAAGGAAGTCACCGTGGCAACTGGAG GCTTTATCTACACGGGCGATATAATCCACCGCATGCTGACCGCCACTCAGTACATTGCCCCGCTCATGGCCAACTTTGACCCCAGTCTGTCCAAGGACTCCTCTGTCTTTTACTTTGACAACG gCACGGCGCTGGTGGTGCAGTGGACCAGCCTCCACCTGCAGGACAATGTCCAATCAGGCACGTTCACCTTCCAAGCTGCTCTGCACAGCGACGGACGCATTGTGTTTACCTATAACGAG ATTCCTGTTGACATCAGCGACATCAGCAGCGAGAATCATCCCGTCAAAGTCGGCCTGTCGGACGCGTTTGTGGTGCTTCATAACATAGAGCAGATTCCCA ACGTTCGACGAAGGACCATCTACGAGTACCACAAAGTGGACTTTTTAAAGTCCAAAATCTGCAATGGTACCACTGTAGAGATGTTACCTCTCCCAA CTTGTCTGCAGTTCTCCGGCTGCGCTCCGTGTGTGACGTCTCAGATCGGCTTCAACTGCAGCTGGTGCTCCCGCCTGCAGAG ATGTTCCAGCGGCTTCGACCGAAACCGGCAAGGCTGGGTAGACCACGGCTGCCAGGAGGAG AGACGAGACCCGCGTTGTTTACGCGGACGCCACGTCACGGATGCGACGCAGACGCCACGCCACTTCACGGCCGCCACCACTCCAGCGGCTGCCACGTCAGGCCAGCAGATGACCTCCGGTGTGACCTCCATGCCTGTAGGCAACACTTCCACCGCCGAGAGCCGGCCGACACGCGGCAGCAGCGGCAAGAATGCCACGTCTGCTCCTTGGTCCTTCACCAGCCAGCCTACAG CCGACGGCGAGAACGACACGGGCCAGAGAGAGAAGGTGGGGTTGCTGGCGGGTATCGTCATAGTGATGGCGGTGATGGCGGCGGTGGTCCTTGTGTCCGTCTACATGTACAACCACCCCACATCCAGTGTCAGCCTGTTCTTCCTGGAG CGTCGCCCGGCCAGTTGGCCCACCATGAAGTTCCGACGGGGCTCCGGTCACCCGTCTTACGCCGAGGTAGAGAATCTGGGCCGGCGGGACAAAGACGGTGCGGCCGTCATCGACCCCAAACAATCGTTCGTCATGACGATCAGGCGAGAGAGCGACCAGAAGGAAGGATTTATCGTCCCGGACCCCAGGGAGCGTTTCCTCAGCCGGGAGAGCTCCTGA